TGGCCGCGGCCAGCTTGGCGCGCAGGTCCTCGTTCTCGCGGAGCAGGCGGGTCAGTTCGGCTTCGACCTCGTCGAGGAAGGCATCGACCTCGTCCTCGTCATAGCCTTCTCGGAGGCGGACGGTCGTGAACTGCTTGTTCCGCACGTCCTCGGGGGTCAACGGCATCTCTTCACCTCAACGTAGTCATCGGCAGTCGGCAAGACCGTATCGTCCACAGTCACCCCGCGAGGTTCCCCACGACGGTGATCAGGATGTAGACGATGATCATCAGGACGAAGAAGGACAGGTCGAGCGCCACGCCCCCGAGACGCAACGGCGGGATGACCCGCCGCAGAAGCTTGAGCGGTGGATCAGTGACAGTGTAGGTGGCCTCCAGAACGACCACCATCGCCTTGCCGGGTTGCCACGAGCGGGCGAACTGGAAGACGTAGTCCATGACCAACCGGAAGATCAGCACGATGAGGAAGCACATCAGCGCGATGTAGACGACTTGCAAAACCACGCTCATGACCCGCGCT
The nucleotide sequence above comes from Streptomyces sp. NL15-2K. Encoded proteins:
- a CDS encoding YggT family protein, translating into MSVVLQVVYIALMCFLIVLIFRLVMDYVFQFARSWQPGKAMVVVLEATYTVTDPPLKLLRRVIPPLRLGGVALDLSFFVLMIIVYILITVVGNLAG